A single Amphiprion ocellaris isolate individual 3 ecotype Okinawa chromosome 15, ASM2253959v1, whole genome shotgun sequence DNA region contains:
- the cratb gene encoding carnitine O-acetyltransferase b — protein MILRKLQSGGCRTWLSRVSLRPEVCFFSSVPPQPVPPLAQTLQGYLRALEPLLPPEELTHTRRIVQEFGRPGGLGSKLQEALERRARLSKNWISDRWVQWAYLESRQPLPVHSNPAISLPRRDYNDWRSQLVFASKLIAAVLDFKAKINTGQLPAESMRGMPLCMELYPLLFSSCRIPGPKHDYIAHYGRSRRSPTHITVVRNYQFFQLDVYNSDGSRMTESQIHAQLLRIRSQSWKTDKEPMGILTSEHRHTWGAAYNRLLRDKLNQESVRLIETGLFSLCLDSPVMRISDEKYASRKAAQVLHGGGTFSNSGNRWFDKTLQFVVGEDGSWGLLYEQATAEGPPIATLLHHILEYCEKPDPKRAPLVPLPMPKKLYFHIDREIKRDIEHAKQNLDILINDLDVHVFNFKRFGKELPKQHKLSPNSFIQVALQLTYYRVHNEVCPTFDIASQRMFRGGRTEFIRSPTNQALKFVLAFDDPTVSREAKLELFREAVDAYTALTKQALKGHGIDRHLLGLKLQAIEEGLSIPKVFMDTAYGLATHWKLRTGQVPANTDSVMCFGPLVPDGYAVCYNPQADHVHFSVTAFNCCEETNAETLARTLKETLCELQDLLQPPV, from the exons ATGATTCTGAGGAAACTTCAGTCCGGCGGCTGCAGGACGTGGCTGTCCCGG GTTTCTCTGAGGCCGGAGGTGTGCTTCTTCTCCTCGGTTCCCCCCCAGCCGGTCCCTCCCCTGGCCCAGACCCTGCAGGGCTACCTGAGGGCCCTGGAGCCCCTGCTGCCCCCCGAGGAGCTCACCCACACCCGCAGGATCGTGCAGGAGTTCGGCCGGCCGGGCGGTCTGGGCTCCAAGCTGCAGGAGGCTCTGGAGAGGAGGGCGAGGCTGTCCAAGAACTGG atcTCGGACCGCTGGGTGCAGTGGGCGTACCTGGAGAGCCGACAGCCGCTGCCGGTGCACTCGAACCCGGCCATTTCTCTGCCCAGGAGGGACTACAACGACTGGAGGAGCCAGCTGGT GTTTGCATCTAAACTGATAGCAGCAGTCCTGGACTTCAAGGCCAAAATCAACAC AGGGCAGCTGCCGGCCGAGTCCATGCGAGGGATGCCTCTGTGCATGGAGCTCTACCCGCTGCTCTTCTCCTCCTGCAGGATTCCTGGTCCCAAACACGACTACATCGCCCACTACGGTCGATCCAGACGCTCGCCGACGCACATCACCGTCGTCAGGAACTACCAG TTCTTCCAGCTGGACGTTTACAACAGCGACGGCTCTCGGATGACGGAGAGTCAGATTCACGCTCAGCTGCTGAGGATCAGATCTCAGTCCTGGAAGACGGACAAGGAGCCGATGGGGATCCTGACCAGCGAACACCGACACACCTGGGGAGCAGCGTACAACCGCCTGCTCAgag ATAAACTGAACCAGGAGTCGGTGAGGCTCATCGAGACGGgacttttctctctgtgtctggaCTCTCCGGTCATGAGGATATCGGATGAAAA GTATGCCAGCCGTAAAGCAGCTCAGGTTCTGCATGGAGGCGGGACGTTCTCCAACAGCGGGAACCGCTGGTTTGACAAAACACTGCAG TTTGTGGTGGGGGAGGACGGCTCCTGGGGTCTCCTGTATGAACAAGCCACAGCCGAAGGTCCTCCCATAGCAACGCTGCTGCATCACATCCTGGAGTACTG TGAGAAACCAGACCCAAAGAGAGCGCCGCTGGTGCCGCTGCCGATGCCCAAGAAGCTCTACTTCCACATCGACCGGGAAATCAAGAGGGACATCGAACACGCCAAGCAGAACCTGGACAT ACTGATCAACGACCTCGACGTCCACGTCTTCAACTTCAAGAGGTTCGGCAAAGAGCTTCCCAAGCAGCACAAGCTGAGTCCGAACTCCTTCATCCAGGTCGCCCTGCAGCTCACCTACTACAG AGTTCACAACGAGGTCTGTCCTACCTTCGACATCGCCTCTCAGAGGATGTTTCGAGGAGGAAGGACGGAGTTCATCCGATCGCCCACCAATCAGGCGCTCAAATTCGTTCTGGCCTTTGATGATCCGACCGTATCG AGGGAAGCAAAGCTGGAGCTGTTCAGAGAAGCTGTGGATGCTTATACAGCTCTGACCAAGCAG GCTCTGAAAGGACACGGTATAGATCGCCACCTGCTGGGGCTGAAGCTGCAGGCCATCGAGGAGGGACTGAGCATCCCCAAAGTCTTCATGGACACAGCGTATGGCCTGGCGACACACTGGAAGCTCCGCAcaggacag GTGCCAGCGAACACCGACAGCGTCATGTGCTTCGGGCCCCTCGTTCCTGACGGTTACGCCGTCTGTTACAACCCTCAGGCCGACCACGTCCACTTCTCCGTCACCGCCTTCAACTGCTGCGAGGAGACCAACGCAGAAACTCTGGCTCGCACTCTGAAGGAAACCCTGTGTGAGCTGCAGGATCTGCTGCAGCCTCCCGtgtag